Proteins encoded in a region of the Leishmania panamensis strain MHOM/PA/94/PSC-1 chromosome 15 sequence genome:
- a CDS encoding actin-like protein, putative (TriTrypDB/GeneDB-style sysID: LpmP.15.1250) — protein sequence MNIPLNTVKVLRNVPLPDEASVLHTDAAVLDMGSHTTRLGFAGDTAPRMRQRTCVVKGKATFSDACDVLDHVADPAAATTVLENGVIADWEGYEALLSRVARILDLENVESNTPVLVTEKALVPTHQRQKIAEILFETHHVVATSFALTPVLSLYASGLSTGVAVELGHDQSHVVPVFQGLALFHATHCLDVGGADLTRHFTSLMSAVASTRVSALESMTPTQRDGMWEYIKERHCVVAESAQLFSEINRADTRLGSSSSGLPPGGSRDAEDKHREECVLPDGTTLPISGSARFIPGECYFQPSLSPALQHPRDQSTVVDEVLLRTTQTPLSIPELVVDAMQRCDHDLLTTFASHIVISGGASLLRGLTQRVEADVQTCLAGTSDIHSAGSARVYADVERRDAAFVGGSIWASLPAAQALWVTKADYNEVGSMAVVRGCL from the coding sequence ATGAACATCCCCCTCAACACAGtcaaggtgctgcgcaatgTTCCGCTCCCTGATGAGGCGAGCGTGCtccacacagacgcagcggtgctggacatGGGCAGCCACACGACGCGGCTTGGGTTTGCTGGGGATACGGCGCCGCGCATGCGGCAACGCACGTGCGTCGTGAAGGGAAAGGCAACCTTCTCGGATGCCTGTGATGTGCTGGACCACGTTGCTgaccccgccgccgcgacgacggtgctggaGAATGGCGTCATTGCCGACTGGGAGGGGTATGAAGCGCTCCTGAGCCGTGTCGCTCGGATACTGGACCTCGAGAACGTCGAGAGCAACACCCCAGTGCTAGTGACGGAGAAAGCGCTCGTGCCGACGCATCAGCGGCAAAAGATCGCCGAGATCCTCTTCGAGACCCACCACGTTGTCGCTACCAGCTTTGCCTTGACCCCGGTGCTGTCCCTCTACGCGTCCGGGTTGAGCACTGGTGTAGCAGTGGAGCTGGGCCACGATCAGAGCCATGTGGTACCGGTCTTCCAAGGGCTGGCTCTCTTTCACGCAACGCACTGCCTCGATGTTGGTGGCGCAGACCTCACCCGGCACTTCACCTCCCTCATGTCTGCCGTCGCGAGCACGCGTGTGTCGGCGCTGGAGAGCATGACACCAACGCAGCGAGACGGCATGTGGGAGTACATCAAAGAGCGCCACTGCGTCGTGGCCGAGAGCGCGCAGCTCTTTTCGGAGATTAACCGTGCCGACACTAGGCTGGgaagctccagcagcggcttgcCACCAGGAGGCTCGCGCGATGCAGAGGATAAGCACCGAGAAGAGTGCGTGCTGCCCGATGGCACTACTCTGCCCATCAGTGGCTCTGCTCGGTTCATCCCTGGCGAATGTTACTTTCAGCCATCTCTTTccccagcgctgcagcacccgcGCGATCAGTCCACCGTTGTTGATGAGGTACTGCTGCGCACGACACAAACGCCGCTCTCTATCCCTGAGCTAGTCGTAGacgcgatgcagcgctgcgatCACGACTTGCTGACTACGTTCGCCTCCCATATCGTCAtcagcggcggtgcctcgctgctgcgcgggcTAACGCAGCGCGTGGAGGCGGATGTGCAAACGTGCCTGGCCGGCACCAGCGATATCCACAGCGCCGGtagcgcgcgtgtgtacgcgGATGTGGAGCGTCGTGACGCCGCCTTTGTTGGTGGCTCGATTTGGgcatcgctgccggcggcgcaggcgttGTGGGTGACAAAGGCGGACTACAACGAGGTGGGGTccatggcggtggtgcgcggcTGTCTTTAG
- a CDS encoding hypothetical protein (TriTrypDB/GeneDB-style sysID: LpmP.15.1260): MVSLAYLGAFRSLPSVSLSLLLHRWMYSRMPMRAATYTVPRKSTAVSAPHPSPLFETGDRREETNQMASLNNNNIREDAVLKWRVKDVLLSHGGTGGLVNALVDFSSRAAVSVRQQSQIAATGASATCADVGLSYEQFLLFLQDHSVCLTPFEAAYLCRAFDDHRTGLVSAATFTRHLTGLSERRLRAVNKAWRSLEKRKGAGGGVSRERLLSTYAAVAAERAHPAASAVGGPADGTAHNAAAAVPLSSPLGSALESTFGGADGTRGHLKEAYMASMMSRSGGFMAKPNIAAGGADDVSGEVEDRISYAEFLAFYAGVSPQFATDEAFVTHVLQSWAADDATRPTLNETAREWGPDGDPLMLDGPRYVKDALNLELGMSSKSYNYSHMQREHPYVESLPPLNRPEIMATTVQRTHISFSKAAQALADPLVTRRGQLK, translated from the coding sequence ATGGTCTCCCTCGCCTACCTCGGTGCTTTTCGTTCCCTACCGTctgtgtccctctctcttctactCCACCGCTGGATGTACAGCAGGATGCCCATGCGCGCAGCAACATACACCGTCCCCCGCAAATCCACAGCTGTGAgtgccccccacccctcccctctgttCGAGACCGGAGATcgcagagaagaaacaaaccAAATGGCGTCGCTGAACAATAACAACATCCGCGAAGATGCCGTCCTCAAGTGGCGAGTAAAGGATGTTTTGCTGTCCCACGGCGGTACAGGCGGCTTGGTGAACGCCCTCGTTGACTTCAGCTCACGCGCGGCAGTCTCTGTCCGCCAGCAGAGCCAAATAgctgccaccggcgccagcgccacgtGCGCTGATGTGGGACTCAGCTATGAGCAGTTTTTACTTTTCCTACAGGACCACAGCGTTTGTCTGACCCCTTTTGAGGCCGCATATTTGTGCCGCGCCTTCGACGACCACCGCACCGGCCTCGTtagcgccgccaccttcacGCGGCACCTCACCGGCCTCAGCGAGCGTCGACTGCGCGCTGTCAACAAAGCGTGGCGATCGCTGGAGAAGCGCAAAGGCGCGGGTGGGGGGGTCTCGCGTgagcgcctcctctccacctatgcagcggtggcggccgagAGAGCACACCCTGCGGCGAGCGCCGTGGGCGGCCCGGCAGACGGTACTGCTCAcaatgcggctgctgcggtgcccctctcttctcccttggGTAGCGCACTGGAGTCGACCTTCGGTGGTGCTGATGGAACGCGCGGGCACCTCAAGGAGGCGTACATGGCCTCGATGATGAGCCGCAGTGGCGGCTTTATGGCAAAACCCAATatcgctgctggcggtgccgaCGATGTATCTGGTGAGGTAGAAGACCGGATCTCGTACGCCGAGTTCCTTGCCTTCTACGCCGGCGTGAGCCCACAGTTCGCTACGGACGAGGCCTTCGTCACGCATGTACTGCAGTCATGGGCTGCCGACGACGCGACGCGTCCGACGCTGAACGAGACGGCGCGCGAGTGGGGCCCTGACGGTGACCCACTGATGCTCGACGGCCCTCGCTACGTGAAGGATGCGTTGAATCTTGAGCTGGGCATGTCCTCCAAATCCTACAACTACAGTCAcatgcagcgcgagcacCCCTACGTggagtcgctgccgccactcaACAGGCCCGAAATCATGGCCACCACGGTGCAGCGGACGCACATCTCCTTCAGCAAGGCAGCGCAGGCACTGGCCGACCCGCTGGTGACGCGGCGCGGCCAGTTGAAGTGA
- a CDS encoding hypothetical protein (TriTrypDB/GeneDB-style sysID: LpmP.15.1270), which produces MHRSAARLPVHLLIDIDHTLVHPIYYRVGGDNIDTARDISAPLLSSSVRTQWPLNYAGGRITRVHLRPHVVPFLSHVLLDRLLDTSETQVHVSLYTRQSAAYCAAIANQALLPALAQYRGNSAHKLPSSDVFHGLFGEERCVRGEFKVMHSLNSSPRFLPEGSPAGQRQPVEVAPSLEWSKTIFVSPSPLTTLLVDDWCVNFRVTELRTGHCVLVPPYYAGAVKCAADDCFRVPPTEALYDVINMNLDGRGGGMSSGCTTHDRVDVNDVVVRLLDVLEAFVHCCHSHRSAIEAMHGSSAAMSCADKQAPCAAYQSTAMPHPSMDKALSSFNLFDCSSLYRRQWNAFHADREDLLHSYFID; this is translated from the coding sequence ATGCATCGCTCTGCCGCTCGTCTACCAGTGCACCTTCTGATCGACATTGACCACACGCTAGTGCATCCCATCTACTACCGTGTGGGAGGCGACAACATCGACACCGCGAGGGACATCAGCGCTCCACTGCTGTCCTCAAGTGTGCGAACACAGTGGCCGCTGAACTACGCTGGCGGTCGCATCACCCGCGTGCACCTTCGGCCTCATGTTGTTCCGTTCCTATCACACGTGCTGCTGGATCGCTTGCTGGACACCAGCGAGACGCAGGTGCACGTATCCCTTTACACGCGCCAGAGCGCCGCCTACTGCGCCGCCATAGCGAaccaggcgctgctgccggcccTCGCACAGTACAGGGGCAACTCAGCGCACAAGCTCCCCTCTAGTGACGTCTTTCACGGACTCTTCGGTGAGGAGCGCTGTGTGCGAGGAGAGTTTAAGGTGATGCATTCGTTGAACTCGTCTCCTCGTTTTCTTCCTGAGGGCAGCCCCGCTGGTCAGAGGCagccggtggaggtggcacCATCCCTCGAGTGGAGCAAGACCATCTTCGTGTCGCCCAGTCCCCTCACCACGTTGCTCGTTGATGATTGGTGCGTAAATTTCCGCGTCACGGAACTGCGCACTGGGCATTGCGTACTTGTCCCGCCCTACTACGCCGGCGCAGTGAAGTGTGCCGCCGATGATTGCTTCCGCGTGCCGCCGACTGAGGCCCTCTACGATGTCATCAACATGAATCTCGacggaagaggcggcggcatgtCGAGCGGATGTACGACACACGATCGTGTAGACGTTAACGATGTCGTCGTACGTCTGCTAGACGTGTTGGAGGCCTttgtgcactgctgccactcCCATCGTAGTGCCATCGAGGCTATGCACGGCAGCTCCGCAGCCATGTCTTGCGCTGACAAGCAAGCACCTTGTGCAGCGTACCAATCAACAGCAATGCCGCATCCGTCGATGGACAAGGCGCTGAGCAGTTTCAACCTCTTTGACTGCTCATCACTCTATCGACGACAATGGAACGCGTTCCATGCAGACCGCGAGGACCTTCTGCACAGCTACTTCATCGACTGA
- a CDS encoding hypothetical protein (TriTrypDB/GeneDB-style sysID: LpmP.15.1280), translated as MVSASSPQRDCGSPPPPPTPPLPGPHDVDVPATGALQALRQAVQVQEAHVRLLRMRKTAREALLRHVQQLLATGNSIEPHGVVKHLVQQAEASLQRLQEVNREADAPAPTVGSDVTPTCAPSLTPQDAAGAADVSADPLARIFHSDVEMQLAAAAEPPHVPPASILRSCASAGKKKSRRTKKEANEFGFTSPARATSPPRSVSLPPRSATTAALLALAASRQDAGHAAMLAALSTLDLSPTINSGGNELSCTTEAGRGAHNAKPPWLRQEEGDGASNDDAALEEQHQGADGALCDSVATDYTDDFECRSSSTSSSSGAAYGEKTTTEWPS; from the coding sequence ATGGTATCGGCGTCTTCGCCACAGCGCGACTGCGGCTCACCGCCCCCGCCgccaacaccaccgctgcctggACCGCACGACGTCGATGTCCCGGCCACCGGCGCCCTCCAGGCCTTGCGGCAGGCAGTCCAGGTGCAGGAGGCACATGTCCGTCTCCTGCGCATGCGCAAgacggcgagagaggcgctaCTGCGCCACGTTCAGCAACTGCTGGCAACGGGCAACTCGATCGAGCCGCACGGTGTAGTGAAGCACCTCGTTCAGCAAGCTGAGGCGAGTCTCCAGAGGCTTCAAGAGGTAAATAGAGAGGCTGACGCTCCGGCGCCGACCGTGGGAAGCGATGTGACACCGACTTGCGCACCGTCACTGACACCCCAAGatgcagctggtgcagccgATGTTAGCGCAGATCCACTGGCTCGCATCTTCCACAGCGATGTTGAGATGCAgctggcagcagctgctgagccaCCGCACGTCCCTCCGGCGTCGATACTCAGATCGTGTGCATCAgcgggaaagaaaaaaagccgACGGACGAAGAAAGAGGCTAACGAATTCGGCTTCACAAGCCCTGCGCgcgccacctcccctccacgAAGCGTCTCGTTGCCGCCGAGAAGCGCTACGACGGCCGCCCTTCTCGCCCTTGCCGCATCGCGGCAGGACGCAGGCCACGCCGCGATGCTCGCTGCCCTCAGTACCCTCGATCTTTCTCCCACAatcaacagcggcggcaacgaaTTGAGCTGCACGACTGAGGCAGGTCGTGGCGCCCATAACGCGAAGCCACCCTGGCTGCGTCAAGAGGAAGGTGACGGTGCCAGCAATGACGATGCAGCGCtcgaagagcagcaccaggggGCGGATGGAGCCCTCTGCGATAGCGTGGCCACCGATTACACTGACGACTTTGagtgtcgcagcagcagcaccagcagcagcagcggtgctgcttaTGGTGAGAAAACGACAACGGAGTGGCCGAGTTGA
- a CDS encoding hypothetical protein (TriTrypDB/GeneDB-style sysID: LpmP.15.1290), which translates to MLQGTPLSYAGLSRPSRDSATIKRSAVRALATHHHQKQQAQRSLSIDRVTDCAVYTAEDVAGAPSSSLDTWSRFLSSQWAEAVKGRPLGPSDAAHVSQPSDADLISSLQSVVSRQNKVVAQLQEQLVAQRAKEEKEWEHNTQFSGPTSAKAVSESSKSTKNKTVAAADDGIADKTAENTQVCVLLSHVLVHARLLWASAVSQYFKAAEARKSSHGKVTRSPSKAAARITTETAMEEERVGLPSIALLFRCLVDGINSADSQQAIVAAGVLSASAWDNNVLGVDQLGILTVFGPHVQALRTFPGIVPPLETLREYFAELHPQQLTLSYPGGALDSTLELAEAQMDAFLRFGDETEQVAALLREGLHPSMRRLLYARALQVPLAVTDGKPIFVLQEGLMTNHLRHGLACYLTCSSRKARDMVKRRFHHHYSSAKQEDRAQLLQRLALDDMLTSVGDSDKYFVYIDDVEMLSTAMVVDRSLADPRMAQALRQLGRPEGQLESYITYLQFPDKDLLYQKAPPCGFFPVEGFTFLQGAICNVTNDTVEQYELVAAMMAQLWSRLQGPTPELFQCCLLFESLVQRLALPAVLHATRDLQHPPLVLAMRWMLTGFADFLDAFEVLSFWDLVLSYHMREMHRRSPLSSPTGLANAAPRDTTTPCALWLLPMYAAAIFVARAPLVEACRTAAEVDVVFSTGHQLRARSLLQGLLFGC; encoded by the coding sequence ATGCTGCAAGGCACACCGCTGAGCTACGCCGGCCTCTCTCGGCCGTCGCGCGACAGTGCCACAATTaagcgcagcgctgtgcgGGCATTGGCGACACATCACCACCAGAAACAGCAAGCACAACGAAGTCTATCGATAGACAGGGTCACCGACTGCGCGGTGTACACTGCAGAGGACGTCGCTGGTGCGCCATCCTCATCGCTGGACACGTGGAGCAGGTTCCTCAGCTCACAGTGGGCGGAGGCAGTGAAGGGGCGACCGTTGGGGCCGTCCGATGCGGCGCATGTGAGCCAACCCTCTGACGCCGACCTGATCAGCTCCCTGCAGAGCGTTGTGTCTCGGCAGAACAAGGTAGTGgctcagctgcaggagcagctggtggcgcagcgggccaaggaggagaaagaatgGGAGCACAACACGCAGTTCTCTGGgcccacctccgccaagGCAGTGTCGGAGTCTTCTAAAAGTACCAAGAATAAGacggtggctgcggctgaTGATGGCATTGCCGACAAGACGGCTGAAAACACGCAGGTGTGCGTTCTGCTTTCTCACGTACTggtgcacgcacgcctcctcTGGGCCAGTGCCGTCTCGCAGTACTTcaaggcggcggaggcgcgcaAGTCCAGTCATGGCAAAGTCACTCGATCGCCCAGTAAAGCCGCCGCCAGGATCACCACCGAGACcgccatggaggaggagcgcgtgGGGCTGCCATCCATCGCGCTGCTGTTCCGCTGTCTCGTGGACGGCATCAACTCCGCAGACTCGCAGCAAgccatcgtcgccgctggGGTGCTTTCAGCCTCCGCCTGGGACAACAATGTGCTGGGCGTCGATCAGCTGGGCATCCTCACAGTATTTGGCCCTCACGTACAGGCGCTTCGCACCTTCCCCGGCATCGTTCCCCCGCTGGAGACGTTGCGCGAGTACTTCGCCGAGCTGCACCCCCAGCAACTCACCCTGTCCTATCCAGGCGGAGCCCTGGACAGCACGTTGGAACTGGCGGAGGCACAGATGGACGCGTTCCTGCGCTTCGGCGACGAGACGGAGCAGGTGGCCGCTCTCCTGCGCGAGGGGCTTCACCCCTCCATGCGCCGGCTCCTGTACGCccgtgcgctgcaggtgccgTTGGCGGTGACAGACGGCAAGCCGATATTCGTGTTGCAGGAGGGACTAATGACGAACCATCTGCGCCACGGTCTCGCGTGCTACCTCACCTGCTCTTCCCGGAAGGCGCGCGACATGGTAAAGCGGCGTTTCCATCACCACTACTCCTCAGCGAAGCAGGAGGaccgcgcgcagctgctgcagcgcctaGCCCTGGATGACATGTTAACCAGCGTTGGCGACAGCGACAAGTATTTTGTATATATCGACGACGTGGAAATGCTTTCGAccgcgatggtggtggaTCGAAGCCTGGCCGACCCAAGGATGGCGCAGGCACTGAGGCAGTTGGGCAGGCCGGAGGGGCAGCTCGAGAGCTACATTACCTACCTGCAGTTTCCTGATAAGGATCTCCTCTACCAGAAGGCACCACCCTGCGGCTTTTTCCCTGTGGAGGGGTTCACCTTCCTGCAAGGGGCCATCTGCAACGTGACGAACGACACGGTCGAGCAGTACGAGCTGGTGGCAGCGATGATGGCGCAGCTGTGGAGTCGGCTGCAGGGTCCCACACCGGAACTCTTTCAGTGCTGTCTGCTCTTCGAGAGTCTCGTACAgcggctggcgctgccggcCGTCCTGCACGCAACTCGCGACCTGCAACACCCGCCGCTCGTGCTGGCCATGCGATGGATGCTGACGGGCTTCGCAGATTTTCTGGATGCCTTCGAAGTACTCTCTTTCTGGGACCTGGTGCTGTCCTACCACATGCGCGAGATGCACCGCCGCAGTCCGCTCTCGTCACCCACTGGCCTTGCCAACGCCGCCCCGCGTGACACCACCACTCCTTGcgcgctgtggctgctgcccatGTACGCGGCAGCAATCTTCGTAGCACGGGCCCCACTCGTGGAGGCCTGCAGGACGGCGGCCGAGGTGGATGTCGTCTTCTCCACGGGCCACCAGCTGCGCGCCCGCTCACTCCTGCAGGGACTACTCTTTGGTTGCTGA
- a CDS encoding hypothetical protein (TriTrypDB/GeneDB-style sysID: LpmP.15.1300): MKPWRVENRFTPVEVQRAFAALRQNVAILHDLSGTSSHPLHPFVHRRGGAGGHQRDHIELPLHHMYEANAVYQQLPVEVRLVCAGLHEAALAYAQEALREPNVSCAARDEILNNLDRKSVLRVLRYPAGSGCRPHVDPGLCTALLVGSAGGLEVSTTDAVPAPFVSRPGDYTSHVASSPTLMHAEHSNVPDTLPHWEPVLTAHSGEVIVMAGNMLRVVSGGALLGVLHRVRQDWVPDTPRAGGQCSPSLSTACIASRATAETNPVSATFRFNIVVELRPAEAKRWYAAMSRWSPLSPVSSPPSMT, encoded by the coding sequence ATGAAGCCGTGGCGGGTAGAGAATCGCTTCACCCCAGTGGAGGTGCAACGCGCCTTTGCAGCCCTACGCCAGAATGTAGCGATTCTTCATGACTTGTCCGGCACAAGCAGCCACCCACTCCACCCCTTCGTTCATCGacgtggtggcgcaggcgggCACCAACGCGATCACAtcgagctgccgctgcaccacaTGTACGAGGCCAACGCTGTGTACCAGCAGTTGCCTGTGGAGGTGCGGCTGGTATGCGCCGGCCTGCACGAAGCCGCTCTCGCCTACGCGCAGGAAGCGCTGCGGGAGCCGAACGtctcctgcgccgcccgaGACGAGATCCTCAACAATTTGGACCGCAAGTCTGTACTGCGGGTGCTACGGTACCCGGCAGGCTCTGGATGTCGACCTCACGTCGATCCTGGCTTGTGTACCGCCCTGCTCGTGGGGTCGGCAGGTGGGCTGGAGGTGAGCACAACCGATGCGGTGCCGGCGCCCTTCGTGAGTCGGCCGGGGGACTATACGAGCCATGTGGCTTCCTCGCCAACGCTCATGCACGCTGAACATTCGAATGTGCCGGACACGCTTCCGCATTGGGAGCCAGTCCTGACCGCGCATAGCGGAGAGGTCATAGTCATGGCAGGAAATATGCTCAGGGTGGTGTCGGGAGGTGCTCTGCTCGGTGTGCTGCATCGCGTGCGGCAGGACTGGGTCCCTGACACACCGCGGGCAGGTGGGCAGTGCAGTCCATCTCTCAGCACCGCGTGTATCGCAAGTAGAGCGACTGCAGAAACGAACCCGGTCAGCGCGACCTTCCGCTTCAACATCGTTGTCGAGCTGCGGCCGGCAGAGGCAAAGCGCTGGTACGCTGCCATGTCGAGGTGGTCGCCGTTGTCCCCCGTTTCCTCTCCGCCGTCAATGACATGA
- a CDS encoding actin-related protein 3, putative (TriTrypDB/GeneDB-style sysID: LpmP.15.1310): MACSSCATSVLVCDIGTSTTRLGYAGNAEPTFIFPTTCAWQDCRPAETFVVGDEAATMVGLGIQRRSVLEHGLVADWDVMEEYWCHLFNHRVCVESQDVGVLLTEPAVTPYEQRERTAEILFESFGVPKLFIGSQALFLLHSVGDRCDTAVVVESGAGVTQVLPIVAGYAVAAAARRFPVAGLDVTQYVLNNLREHEEGIEMEQALEVAEQVKVRYGCMAKDFARECAEAESKLPSYAIRNTELHTRAGAPYSIDVDDEQLLVPETMFQPDSLAAPWTVTASLFGGLPAVIDAVVWSCPMDCRRSLYANVIVSGGNTRLPYFAKRLHGALRHALDERATGVIAASGGPLGRQVQYEVNVRDYSQAMHAVWRGASAFAASPEYETSAVTRAAYMECGAAVMHQHHI; the protein is encoded by the coding sequence ATGgcgtgcagctcctgcgccacTTCGGTGCTGGTGTGCGATATCGGCACAAGCACCACTCGTCTCGGGTACGCTGGCAATGCTGAGCCGACGTTTATCTTTCCCACCACCTGTGCGTGGCAGGACTGTAGGCCTGCTGAAACATTCGTGGTGGGGGACGAGGCTGCCACGATGGTGGGACTTGGAatacagcggcgcagcgtgctAGAGCACGGGCTAGTGGCGGACTGGGACGTCATGGAGGAGTACTGGTGCCACCTCTTCAACCATCGCGTCTGCGTCGAGTCACAGGATGTCGGCGTGCTGCTGACCGAGCCGGCTGTCACCCCTTatgagcagcgagagagaacagcagaGATTTTGTTCGAGAGTTTCGGGGTACCGAAACTGTTCATCGGCTCACAGGCACTCTTCTTACTCCACAGCGTTGGCGACAGGTGTGACACagccgtggtggtggagagcggtGCTGGCGTGACCCAGGTGTTGCCGATCGTCGCGGGTTACGCCgtagccgccgcagcgcgtcgTTTTCCTGTAGCGGGCCTGGATGTCACGCAGTACGTGCTGAACAACCTGCGGGAGCACGAGGAGGGCATCGAGATGGAGCAagcgctggaggtggcggagcaggTAAAGGTGCGCTACGGCTGCATGGCAAAGGACTTCGCGCGCGAGTGTGCAGAGGCCGAATCGAAGTTGCCTTCCTACGCGATCCGCAACACCgagctgcacacgcgcgctggGGCCCCGTACTCTATCGACGTGGACGATGAGCAACTCTTAGTCCCGGAGACGATGTTTCAGCCGGATTCGCTCGCTGCACCGTGGACCGTCACCGCCTCCCTGTTCGGTGGTCTCCCCGCCGTGATCGACGCTGTTGTGTGGTCCTGTCCGATGGACTGCAGGCGGTCACTATACGCAAACGTCATCGTCTCCGGTGGCAACACGCGCCTCCCCTACTTTGCGAAACGTCTGCACGGCGCGCTACGACATGCCTTGGATGAGCGTGCCACCGgcgtcatcgctgcctcGGGTGGCCCTCTGGGCCGTCAAGTCCAGTACGAGGTGAACGTACGCGATTATTCACAGGCAATGCATGCTGTATGGAGAGGGGCCAGCGCCTTCGCTGCTAGCCCAGAGTACGAGACGTCAGCCGTCACGCGAGCGGCGTACATGgagtgtggtgctgctgtgatgcACCAGCACCACATCTAG
- a CDS encoding hypothetical protein (TriTrypDB/GeneDB-style sysID: LpmP.15.1320) → MFGGSRGVHQAALFDGASLPRKYISLGGWCGPALMLGKLGLRTEAYPFDFSRVTLDGLVHFIRNGFAEGFYPPGPPPYRPECVGPWVLFRGQHTAFAHFDLNDPRVQDHFQVKMCRFDAVLDAPVKPVTFFRTVTARHPQEELALALDLEEAVARRNPSLDFRIVFMVHDQGLRANAVQLAPLSPRVSLWALQYRGSPDDTLFDRTHAAYHAVLLHSVAEDNWPAVNVGVAPSPPATMESAEAFDFEREVLVCDGTARTDDVPFANLTRARFPWRSHDNLALIDGVASVGGTCAGIGSTKMLADVSAVLQVEGQVRRKCRYCGNTAYHAAGRPFRTKRPFTDEEDQLVLIHLYTILTGGDKVAAVEKLAHEMRRGTYEVICRIQYLTNSSTKLMDSIDPASPSDV, encoded by the coding sequence ATGTTCGGTGGTAGCCGAGGAGTTCATCAAGCTGCCCTCTTCGATGGCGCATCATTGCCGCGCAAGTACATCTCGCTAGGAGGATGGTGCGGTCCAGCACTGATGCTGGGGAAGCTCGGGCTGCGCACGGAGGCATACCCGTTCGATTTCAGCCGCGTCACCCTTGATGGACTGGTGCACTTCATCCGGAACGGCTTTGCGGAAGGCTTCTACCCGCCGGGGCCGCCGCCGTACCGACCCGAGTGTGTAGGGCCGTGGGTACTCTTCCGCGGGCAGCACACGGCCTTTGCGCACTTCGACCTCAACGACCCCCGCGTGCAGGACCACTTTCAAGTAAAGATGTGCCGCTTCGACGCGGTGCTCGATGCCCCGGTGAAGCCCGTCACGTTTTTCCGCACCGTCACAGCGCGTCACCCTCAAGAAGAGTTGGCGCTCGCCCTCGATCTGGAGGAGGCCGTGGCGCGACGCAACCCTTCCCTCGACTTCCGCATTGTCTTCATGGTGCACGACCAGGGGCTCCGTGCCAACGCGGTACAGCTGGCCCCGCTCTCGCCGCGGGTCTCGCTTTGGGCGTTGCAATATCGTGGCTCGCCTGACGACACCCTCTTTGACCGCACACACGCGGCCTACCACGCTGTCCTGCTGCACAGCGTCGCGGAGGACAACTGGCCTGCCGTCAACGTAGGCGTCGCCCCTTCGCCACCAGCGACGATGGAGTCGGCAGAGGCATTCGATTTCGAGCGCGAGGTGCTCGTTTGTGATGGCACAGCCCGAACCGACGACGTTCCCTTCGCCAACCTGACCAGGGCACGCTTTCCATGGCGCAGTCACGACAACTTGGCCTTGATCGACGGCGTCGCCAGCGTCGGTGGCACTTGCGCTGGAATCGGGAGCACAAAGATGCTCGCAGATGTCTCTGCCGTGCTGCAGGTGGAGGGTCAAGTGCGACGTAAGTGCCGGTACTGTGGCAACACGGCCTATCATGCTGCAGGACGGCCCTTCCGAACGAAGCGCCCTTTCACTGACGAAGAGGACCAACTCGTGCTAATCCACCTCTACACAATCCTCACAGGTGGGGACAAGGTAGCGGCGGTAGAGAAGCTGGCGCATGAGATGCGTCGCGGCACGTACGAAGTAATTTGCCGCATCCAGTACTTGACGAACTCCAGCACGAAGCTCATGGACTCCATTGACCCCGCCAGCCCATCCGACGTGTAG